In Macrotis lagotis isolate mMagLag1 chromosome 8, bilby.v1.9.chrom.fasta, whole genome shotgun sequence, a single genomic region encodes these proteins:
- the LOC141496401 gene encoding uncharacterized protein LOC141496401 isoform X2: MVEGMHLGELPPPAQPPPEPPKAPKRPLSPQPGLSAPKRKVVPRLAEGGEEGAEAKPEPEPEPRPEPAASPGQSIRWPVESKNKFLHMSLGEGPAAVPSPPPRAAEEGGPGPPGPPAPPSEPPGSPGPALPSSDPTSASSGLAETGSVSREDETEPPGAVPEGAAAPAAGLPARGPERGPGTPENAPDAASGEGSEPGPGRPEAASGAASPPPEPSSAPAAVAPSPPPPRAAPETLCSEPSAPSARGSEPCDPASRALGGGVPPEAGSPTPGVPAPETAETGGATPESRPEGGGVPAEAPETRAAAPEGEPPGGLPETASGPTPEGSEAGGGEAPPEPPGPAPLPDSPRPHSSRARARCPSPPDTKPLISELLSELAALGPPAEPEEGWEAACEGPDVKPVLPRLMRPRLSPPISISSTEYSDAGCASPEPQPPEGAGPAGRLSPPISISSTEYSEESCASPEPGPPPAAAAHAAAAGSPETLSPAISISSSVSSEASYFSAERRPRARDPFSGRLSPDTFTSASACSEVSYASPERKPVINAFFSGSLSPSIIILSSASSETSSASPERKPGLPERAAARRPPPSAAPALSAEPAGRGAFFPEAKPALPAAFAGRLSPDSCSCSSEGSGASCASPERKPVIAGLFASRLSPPISISSTEYSDRGCASPASPEAKPVVAGLFSGRPASPISISSTEYSDLGGASPERKPVLSELLRRVRPPPQALAAGGDPGKAGAAPAEPLLSAASLLASEGSESRGASPEPAAAGRGAFSEPGSPAADALAREAPDAKPLEALFPSTSILAPEGEGPESRGASPESKPGAFPGEALFPGPGLLAPVAAEPGCPSPESKPAVAGLLSEALSPPPHLFSSESPDPRGASPESKPAVAGLLCQALSPPPDLLSPEARCASPPDTKPVVSGRFLARPCTPISISSTEYSDAECASPEGPRPAAGAPDRLSPPISISSTEEDSEAEAASPERKPSVSELLAASLASARGLEGLGGLAPFLCPEARLASTSRALGSGLFPELVFPPRFFTSQCCHTRRASLDARPGAAARLFAEATAPAAGLLPSRFFESAASAPESRAAEPAPSTSLFSPPASGRRSASAERLPAVNRLLPELLDPAAFIRPSQCSAIRLASREDRPEASGLSLGRLRPAATASASEARTASAEIDPEVSAAFSERLSPPAGFTYSRASASRRGEAARAGLFAERRSSPTGFPYPLGSALRQSEAAGSGLFSRRGDTARSGLFAERRSSPTDTALPPRLETEATSPERNPVGPRVCLERVSATTGTAFTPCSETEATLTEGLKTEDTLTESNAGGRGEFLERVSTPTGMVSSLCFERILLTLQSKPGVSRTFSESMSPSTDTASPIPSATEGALIQNHSKGMRISSDNPSPPTNLPSPPYLEPESVSTEGNCVERKDFLKNASPTPDIPSSPCTEAGSVLQESGLVETKGFFESIPSPTSIPCSSCPKIERTSSENQVTGTGISERLSPTEAVAPSLETKTVLKESNCKEVGLLSERVSPTAGIALPSCSKEEAGLIGSSPAETGVVLQSVSPIAGTELPEREVTATEDDASGTGMLLERLSPVAERTLPPSLEKEGAPREDDSAGGGGVSESSSPVADITFPAHAESEAASREEDSTEMGVISERLSPVAGIASPSCLDKRAASPESHPESGKGVSLESTLTTGTVSSQYSETRAASTGSKPAVTEMFSESMSPSTGFVSPPCSETRAASTGSKPAVTGVFSESASPATGFVSPPCSETRAASTGSKPAVTGVFSESTSPATGFMSPKCSDTRFISTQSKRAVTKMFSPSMGRAIRSTFSPYSDMCFPSTMSRSTISKIVPNSKARAIHTTSSQYSYRRFAFRKPIPAVTGMTCKNMDPVTSSFTSRSGRRLTSRESVPALTRMFSGSVAPVTAESSSRCPVTRFIPTLSKHAITKMFSSSVGRAIRSTHSPYSDVSFASTMNRSSIMKVLVNSMAHPIRPLFSLPSSRRFGFTESKPARSQILLSSMAHARPTMSSHGSYCQFTLTESRLRRRAMLSGSMDPVRFEAQRLPTSHSRARGVSASSSRTEPVPQNLSSQLLAETFSAPTFEELLLTAKQNVIRRLSGAVQEYFHNPQIPAGSRGINYTHILTRCFQACHTNPEFQYASLEEIPPVGALERKAAPTTGFACEVRCHSVYLTTAYAGSKYRSRDRASEQAVQLLRKPVHVRIVKRKFRHTYHADVVVFPTGSPCYQYPLSLKFSKHLVALRNKSGKSN, encoded by the exons ATGGTGGAGGGCATGCACCTTGGGGAGCTGCCGCCCCCCGCGCAGCCCCCGCCGGAGCCCCCCAAGGCCCCGAAACGGCCCCTCTCCCCGCAGCCCGGCCTCAGCGCCCCCAAAAGGAAGGTGGTGCCGAGGCTGGCGGAGGGCGGGGAGGAGGGCGCGGAGGCCAagcccgagcccgagcccgagccccGGCCGGAGCCCGCGGCCTCCCCGGGCCAGTCCATCCGCTGGCCGGTGGAGAGCAAGAACAAGTTCCTGCACATGAGCCTGGGGGAGGGCCCGGCCGCGGTCCCCAGCCCGCCGCCCCGAGCCGCCGAGGAGGGCGGGCCCGGACCCCCGGGACCCCCGGCGCCGCCGTCGGAGCCCCCCGGGAGCCCCGGGCCCGCGCTGCCCTCCTCGGACCCCACCAGCGCGTCCTCTGGACTGGCGGAAACCGGCAGCGTTTCCCGCGAGGACGAGACTGAGCCCCCCGGCGCGGTGCCCGAAGGGGCGGCCGCCCCCGCCGCAGGACTGCCCGCCCGGGGCCCCGAACGTGGCCCCGGGACCCCCGAGAACGCCCCGGACGCGGCGTCCGGCGAGGGCTCAGAACCCGGGCCCGGCCGGCCCGAAGCGGCGTCGGGGGCTGCGTCTCCGCCCCCCGAGCCGTCCTCCGCGCCAGCTGCCGTGGCCCCGAGCCCGCCGCCCCCCCGGGCTGCCCCCGAGACTCTGTGTTCCGAGCCCAGCGCCCCGTCCGCCCGGGGCTCCGAGCCCTGCGACCCCGCCAGCCGGGCCCTGGGCGGGGGCGTGCCCCCCGAGGCCGGCTCCCCGACCCCCGGCGTCCCGGCCCCCGAGACGGCCGAGACCGGTGGCGCGACCCCCGAGAGCCGGCCCGAGGGTGGGGGCGTGCCGGCGGAGGCCCCCGAGACCCGGGCCGCGGCCCCGGAGGGTGAGCCGCCGGGAGGCCTCCCCGAGACTGCGTCGGGCCCGACCCCCGAGGGCTCCGAGGCCGGAGGCGGGGAGGCGCCCCCCgagccccccggcccggccccgctgcCCGACTCGCCGCGGCCCCACAGCTCCCGCGCCCGGGCGCGCTGCCCCTCCCCGCCTGACACCAAGCCGCTCATCAGCGAGCTGCTGTCGGAGCTGGCGGCCCTGGGCCCCCCGGCCGAGCCCGAGGAGGGCTGGGAGGCGGCGTGCGAGGGCCCGGACGTCAAGCCCGTGCTGCCGCGGCTGATGCGCCCGCGCCTGTCGCCCCCCATCAGCATCTCCTCCACCGAGTACTCGGACGCGGGCTGCGCATCCCCGGAGCCGCAGCCCCCCGAGGGCGCGGGGCCGGCGGGGAGGCTGTCGCCGCCCATCAGCATCTCCTCCACCGAGTACTCCGAGGAGAGCTGCGCGTCCCCCGAGCCTGggccgccccccgccgccgccgcgcaCGCCGCCGCCGCGGGGTCCCCCGAGACGCTGTCGCCGGCCATCAGCATCTCGTCCTCCGTGTCCTCCGAGGCCAGCTATTTCAGCGCCGAGCGGCGGCCGCGGGCCCGGGACCCCTTCTCCGGGAGGCTGTCCCCGGACACCTTCACCTCCGCCTCCGCCTGCTCTGAGGTCAGCTACGCCTCCCCCGAGCGCAAGCCGGTCATCAACGCCTTCTTCTCGGGGAGCCTGTCCCCGAGCATCATCATCCTGTCGTCGGCCTCCTCCGAGACCAGCAGCGCCTCCCCCGAGCGCAAGCCCGGGCTCCCGGAGCGGGCCGCCGCGCGCCGCCCGCCACCCTCCGCCGCCCCGGCTCTGTCCGCCGAGCCCGCCGGCCGCGGCGCCTTCTTCCCGGAGGCCAAGCCCGCCCTGCCCGCCGCCTTCGCGGGCCGCCTGTCCCCGGACAGCTGCAGCTGCTCCTCCGAGGGCTCGGGCGCCAGCTGCGCCTCCCCCGAGCGCAAGCCCGTGATCGCCGGGCTATTCGCCAGCCGCCTCTCGCCGCCCATCAGCATCTCCTCCACCGAGTACTCGGACCGCGGCTGCGCCTCGCCCGCCTCGCCCGAGGCCAAGCCCGTGGTGGCGGGGCTGTTCTCAGGCCGGCCCGCCTCGCCCATCAGCATCTCCTCCACCGAGTACTCGGACCTGGGCGGCGCCTCGCCCGAGAGGAAGCCGGTGCTTAGCGAGCTGCTGCGGCGCGTGCGCCCGCCCCCCCAGGCTCTGGCGGCCGGCGGGGACCCCGGCAAGGCCGGCGCGGCCCCCGCCGAGCCGCTGCTGTCGGCCGCCAGCCTCCTGGCCTCCGAGGGCTCCGAGTCGAGGGGCGCCTCCCCGGAGCCAGCGGCCGCCGGCCGCGGCGCGTTCTCCGAGCCCGGCTCGCCCGCGGCAGACGCGCTGGCCCGCGAGGCCCCCGACGCCAAGCCCCTGGAGGCTCTCTTCCCCAGCACCAGCATCCTGGCCCCCGAGGGCGAGGGCCCCGAGTCCCGGGGCGCCTCCCCCGAGAGCAAGCCCGGTGCCTTCCCCGGCGAGGCGCTGTTCCCGGGCCCCGGCCTCCTGGCCCCCGTGGCCGCCGAGCCCGGCTGCCCGTCCCCCGAGAGCAAGCCTGCCGTGGCGGGGCTGCTGTCCGAGGCGCTGTCGCCGCCCCCCCACCTCTTCTCGTCCGAGAGCCCGGACCCGCGCGGCGCCTCCCCCGAGAGCAAGCCGGCCGTGGCGGGGCTGCTGTGCCAGGCGCTGTCGCCGCCCCCCGACCTGCTGAGCCCCGAGGCCCGCTGCGCCTCCCCGCCCGACACCAAGCCCGTGGTCAGCGGCCGCTTCCTGGCCCGGCCCTGCACGCCCATCAGCATCTCCTCCACCGAGTACTCGGACGCCGAGTGCGCCTCCCCCGAGGGGCCACGGCCGGCCGCGGGGGCCCCGGACAGGCTCTCGCCCCCCATCAGCATCTCCTCCACCGAGGAGGACTCGGAGGCCGAGGCCGCCTCCCCGGAGAGGAAGCCTTCGGTGTCGGAGCTGCTGGCCGCCAGCCTGGCCTCGGCCCGCGGCCTGGAAGGCCTGGGCGGCCTGGCGCCCTTCCTCTGCCCCGAGGCCAGGCTGGCCTCCACCAGCAGGGCCCTGGGCTCCGGCCTCTTCCCGGAGCTGGTGTTCCCGCCTCGCTTCTTTACCTCTCAGTGCTGTCACACGAGACGTGCCTCCCTCGACGCCAGGCCCGGCGCCGCCGCCAGACTCTTCGCCGAGGCCACGGCGCCCGCCGCCGGCCTCCTGCCTTCCCGCTTCTTTGAGAGCGCGGCCAGCGCCCCGGAGAGCCGAGCCGCCGAGCCGGCCCCGTCCACCAGCCTCTTCTCCCCTCCCGCCTCCGGGAGGAGGTCGGCCTCGGCCGAGAGGCTCCCTGCCGTTAACAGACTGCTCCCGGAGCTCCTGGACCCTGCCGCCTTCATCCGGCCTTCGCAGTGCTCCGCCATCAGGCTGGCCTCCAGAGAAGACCGCCCCGAAGCCTCCGGACTGTCCCTAGGCCGACTGCGGCCGGCCGCCACCGCCTCGGCCTCTGAGGCCAGAACTGCTTCTGCAGAGATTGATCCCGAAGTGTCCGCCGCCTTCTCGGAAAGGTTGTCTCCGCCTGCAG GTTTCACCTACTCTCGGGCTTCTGCTTCCAGACGAGGCGAAGCTGCCCGAGCCGGCCTGTTTGCAGAAAGACGGTCCTCCCCGACAG GTTTCCCGTATCCTCTGGGTTCTGCTTTAAGACAAAGTGAAGCTGCCGGATCTGGCCTGTTCTCAAGACGAGGTGATACTGCCCGATCTGGCCTGTTTGCAGAAAGACGGTCCTCCCCGACAG ATACTGCATTGCCTCCCCGGTTAGAGACAGAAGCCACTTCACCAGAAAGGAATCCTGTGGGGCCGAGGGTATGCTTAGAGAGAGTTTCTGCCACAACAG GTACAGCATTCACTCCATGCTCGGAAACAGAAGCGACTTTGACGGAAG GTTTAAAGACAGAAGATACTCTGACAGAAAGCAAcgctgggggaaggggagagttTTTAGAGAGAGTTTCTACCCCAACAGGTATGGTCTCTTCTCTatgttttgagagaatactaCTTACTCTACAGAGTAAGCCTGGAGTATCCAGAACGTTCTCAGAGAGCATGTCTCCTTCCACAGATACTGCGTCCCCTATTCCTTCAGCAACAGAAGGTGCTTTGATCCAAAATCATTCCAAAGGAATGAGAATTTCCTCAGATAACCCATCTCCACCCACCA ATCTCCCATCACCTCCATATTTGGAACCAGAAAGTGTTTCAACTGAAGGCAATTGCGTAGAAAGGAAAGATTTCTTGAAGAACGCTTCTCCCACCCCAG ACATCCCATCTTCTCCTTGTACTGAGGCAGGAAGTGTTTTACAAGAAAGCGGTCTCGTAGAAACAAAAGGATTCTTTGAAAGCATCCCTTCCCCAACAA GTATTCCATGTTCTTCGTGTCCAAAAATAGAAAGGACTTCAAGTGAAAACCAGGTTACCGGAACAGGCATATCAGAGAGATTGTCTCCCACAGAGG CTGTTGCACCAAGTTTGGAGACAAAGACTGTTTTGAAAGAGAGTAATTGTAAAGAAGTGGGACTGTTATCGGAAAGAGTCTCTCCTACAGCGG GTATCGCATTGCCTTCCTGTTCAAAGGAAGAAGCTGGATTGATAGGCAGCAGTCCTGCAGAAACGGGAGTAGTCTTACAAAGCGTATCTCCCATAGCAG GTACTGAATTGCCAGAGAGAGAAGTTACTGCCACAGAAGATGACGCTTCAGGAACGGGGATGTTGTTGGAACGATTATCTCCTGTTGCAG AGAGAACATTGCCACCAAGTTTAGAAAAAGAAGGTGCTCCGAGAGAGGACGATTCTGCGGGAGGGGGAGGAGTCTCAGAGAGCAGCTCTCCTGTTGCAG ACATTACCTTCCCGGCTCATGCAGAGAGCGAAGCTGCTTCTAGAGAAGAGGATTCTACAGAAATGGGAGTAATCTCAGAGAGACTATCTCCCGTCGCAG GTATTGCATCGCCTTCATGTTTGGACAAAAGAGCTGCTTCACCAGAGAGCCACCCTGAAAGCGGAAAGGGAGTTTCCCTAGAAAGCACTCTGACCACAGGTACCGTGTCCTCTCAGTATTCTGAGACAAGAGCTGCTTCCACTGGGAGCAAGCCTGCAGTAACTGAAATGTTCTCAGAGAGCATGTCTCCTTCCACAGGTTTCGTGTCCCCTCCGTGTTCTGAGACAAGAGCTGCTTCCACTGGGAGCAAGCCTGCAGTAACCGGAGTGTTCTCAGAGAGCGCGTCTCCTGCCACAGGTTTCGTGTCCCCTCCGTGTTCTGAGACAAGAGCTGCTTCCACTGGGAGCAAGCCTGCAGTAACCGGAGTGTTCTCAGAGAGCACATCTCCTGCCACAGGTTTCATGTCCCCTAAGTGTTCTGACACGAGATTTATTTCCACACAGAGTAAGCGCGCCGTAACCAAAATGTTCTCGCCTTCAATGGGACGTGCCATCCGTAGTACATTCTCTCCATATTCTGACATGTGTTTTCCTTCTACAATGAGCAGATCTACAATAAGCAAAATAGTACCAAATAGTAAGGCTAGGGCCATCCATACCACATCATCTCAGTATTCTTACCGAAGATTTGCTTTCAGAAAGCCCATACCTGCAGTTACTGGCATGACCTGCAAGAACATGGATCCCGTCACAAGTTCCTTCACTTCTCGTTCTGGTAGGAGATTGACTTCCAGAGAGAGTGTGCCTGCCCTCACCAGAATGTTCTCCGGCAGTGTGGCTCCCGTCACTGCTGAATCGTCTTCCCGGTGTCCTGTCACAAGATTCATCCCCACACTGAGTAAGCACGCCATCACCAAAATGTTCTCATCTTCAGTGGGCCGTGCCATTCGTAGCACGCACTCTCCATATTCCGACGTGAGTTTTGCATCTACGATGAACAggtcttcaataatgaaagtgcTAGTTAATAGTATGGCTCATCCCATTCGTCCCCTATTCTCTCTGCCTTCGTCCCGAAGATTTGGTTTCACTGAGAGCAAGCCGGCAAGGAGCCAAATATTACTTAGTAGTATGGCTCATGCCAGGCCCACCATGTCCTCTCATGGTTCTTACTGTCAGTTTACTCTGACAGAGAGCAGGCTCCGGAGAAGGGCCATGTTATCAGGTAGCATGGATCCTGTCAGGTTTGAAGCCCAAAGGCTTCCCACCTCTCACTCGAGGGCTAGGGGTGTCTCAGCATCATCCAGTAGGACAGAGCCTGTCCCCCAAAATCTGTCCTCTCAGTTACTTGCTGAAACTTTCTCAGCACCAACTTTTGAGGAGTTACTCCTAACCGCAAAACAGAATGTCATTCGAAGACTTTCTGGAGCGGTTCAAGAATATTTTCACAATCCCCAGATACCAGCTGGTTCTCGGGGAATTAACTATACACATATCTTAACTCGTTGCTTTCAGGCCTGTCACACAAATCCTGAGTTTCAGTATGCTTCTTTGGAAGAAATCCCCCCTGTCGGTGCCTTAGAAAGGAAGGCAGCCCCGACTACTGGCTTTGCTTGTGAGGTTAGGTGCCACAGTGTCTATTTGACAACAGCTTATGCTGGCAGTAAATATAGATCCAGAGATCGAGCTAGTGAACAGGCTGTTCAACTCTTAAGAAAACCTGTTCATGTCAGAATCGTCAAAAGGAAATTTAGACACACTTATCATGCTGATGTTGTGGTGTTTCCAACCGGCTCGCCTTGCTATCAGTATCCTCTGTCCCTCAAATTCTCAAAACATCTTGTAGCCCTCAGGAATAAATCTGGGAAGTCAAACTAA